TATAACACTTGTGTATGTGGTTGGGTAGGTAGCTGAGTGTGGTGGTAGTGGCAGTACAGATCCATCTTAGAGCACATGCTTAGAGTGAAAAGGTGCAGATCTAGCTCtcttcagactttttttttaaaacaatatttatttatttgtttgtttgtttatttatttgatttaaaaatggcttccaaaaatggctcagggcggtttacacagagaaataataaataaataagatggatccctgtccccaaagggctcacattctaaaaagaatcataagacagacaccagcaacagtcactggaggtactgagctggggatggatagggccagttactctccccctgctaaataaagagaatcaccacgttaaaaggtgcctctttgccaagttagccggggtTAAAGGAGGGAGCTAtactcaggtttttttaaaaagaggtactGTACCCAAGTATCACGTCCCAAGAGGGGCCTAGAAGCCCCATCCTGACGCTGGTCTCACCCTCATGCTGGCCATACATACAGCATTTTGTCTGCAGAGAAaatactgcaagatattctttcCATGATCTATGAAAGAGAAGGAGGTGGAGGCCCATTGTTGACTAGGCAGATTCATTTGGCATAGATTACATttctaggaaagttcaataaAGTAAATATATGTCatagatttttttctttaaattaatgtgcttgctaaaaggaagtaaaagacagtttgaaagttgtaggatttcaacttcaaacattattcattttattgtatgacCATATATAGTAAATTAGAATcatagtacatttgaatctgagaaagatcttttgcttttcttgggcatgatgtcattttggaattatcaGTCAGATTATTAAAAACCTGTTGAGGACacttaaaatatgatgattaattcagaatttctgttaaaaacacacacccaatttttaaaagcatattacTTGACTATTTCATGATTTAAACTACTCCCCCAACATAGTCCAGTATAAATAGTATTTTCAGCTAATTTCAGAGACAGGATTGTGTatgtaaaatttggtatctgtaggtcattgggaagtatgactttatttcacacaagcaTACAAACAAGTGTTTCAACATATACAATAGATATTTATAAGGTACCCCAGCCTTCCACTCACAGAAAGAATCTGTTCAACAgcgtttgtctctgcagacaaaatgCTGTATGGACGCTGAGGAGGTGACACTTCTAAGTGTGTCAGCACCAGGATGGGGCTTGTGGGCACCCTCTTTGGATGCTGTATTTGGATACAGCTTCCCCTTTTTacaaacatctgaagagggcttctaaATGTAGTCAAAGTGGTTTAAACACATGGCCCTGACAACAAATGCCTTGAATGCAGCAGACGCATTCATACTACTTCTACCAGATTTAAAGTATGACACCTGTCTTCACCCTAGGGATCTGAAAAATCCCCCAGCTCATCTGTCACAGGGTCAATCAtagtattttttcttcttccatgaATACCACATGGATAATCAGAATTTGAGATTAATAAGAGAGAACATTAAGGAGAGTTAGATATGAGCAATTATATATTGCTCTTAGCAGAAGGAACCATGAACTAAGAAGTGATACTTAAAGGTTTGGCCTGTTAGTACAAGGAAGAGAGCGTTTGGGGTTTACTAATATCTTATCTGGATGACCTTTGAAGTAAGGAGAATACAATGGAATAAATCTTACAAAGGAAGGATGATTAATATTGGAATTAGCATCTTAGCAGACACCTTGTTTTCCCTGCAAGAGATGTCAGGGAATCTCTTATGGGAATCCCATAAGAGATGGACTAGCCAAAATGGCTTCACTATAGCTAAGCAGAGAAGCAGCTATTAAGAGTGTTGTAATCATAAGACTGTTTCCTTCTCAGCACTGGATGACTGACTCTCATCACTTATGTGTACAAAGCACCTGCATAAAGCTCCCGACACCCCCTTTTCTCTGTAGATTCCTTCCACAGGCACTAGAGGAAGGCTCCTGAACTGCAGCTCCCTCGCTCCATGCAGTCTGGAAAGTGCTGGGAACCACAGCAGTGCCATGCAACAGAAATGTAAGAACTGCCAACCTCCAGACAGGAGGGCCTTATAAGGAATGGCAACTATACTTGTGCCACTCCTACAAGTGAAGTTCACAGGGAAGGAATGGCAAGATTTGTTAGAAAGTCGCAGAGGGCTAGTGCTAATACATTCTCTCCACCTTGCATTAACCCCTGCTCCTTTACCCAGGCAATCACCTCTTTGTGGATTCCTCTCTGCCAGATTTGGCTGTGGGCCTCATGCTGCTGGCTGGCTCACTGATTGTGCTGTGTACCTGCCTTATCATGCTGGTCAAACTGCTCAACTCTGTGCTCAAAGGCCAGGTGGCCAGAGCTATCCAGAAGGTCATCAACACAGGTGGGTTGACTAAAGCCAGGGCCAGAGTGGGCTGCTGGCTTCCCAAGTAGTACTTGTGGCATCTTGGGCCAAAGGGTCTTTAATGCTAGCAGAACCTCTCCAGGCCTCCACAAGGGTTCCAGCTGGGTTCTTATAGCAGACTGCATGAATGGAGGTCagtcttgctctcttgctctctgatGTTGGGACTGGTTTTGGCAGATCTGCCATCCCCTTTCGGCTGGGCCACTGGTTACTTCGCCATGGTTGTTGGTGCTGGAATGACTTTTGTGGTACAGAGCAGCTCAGTCTTCACTTCAGCAATCACCCCACTAATTGGTGAGTCAACATGTCAGTTGCTTTCTTTCCTAAGTTTAGGACCCAAATACCCAGGATGGGCCTGTGGAGAGGAGGGTTGTCATATCTGAGCCGGGGGCGACCTCTTCAAAATGATATAGGAGCTGAAGTCACCAGGACAGTCTAGCAGGCATCCGTAACTaaggggcaggagagaaggcaagagTCAAAGGGCCAGGAACCAGGAGGGCTGATCAGGATTATGCAGTGTGCTATAGGTCAGAGGCAGAGCAAAAGATCAAGCCAAGCAGAAGAACCAGGAGTCAGGCAATGAGCCAGAAATTAGGATCAAAGCCAAAGGTCAGAGAACCTGAGTAATCAAGCTTGAGAAAACAGCCACATCACACCAGGACCAAAGCAACTTGAAAATGAAGTAAGGCTTGCTTCTGACAGGAAACTACTTATATCTTTCTTGTTGTGAGGGAAATCAGTTGCTGATCATGGGGAATGGGGCTTGTCCAGGGACTGGAAGCTCAAAAGGGGCAATGACTTGCAGAACCCAAGTAGAACCTGATATGGGTAGAGCAAGGCCAAGGTAGAAAGATACTCTGTGTGTCTTTAGGACACATAAATGTATGCACACATATGTATAAAAGGAAACAATATGTTCATGTTCCCTCTGTAAGAGGAGGAACCAACTAGCTAGGTCTGACAATAATGCACACCAGCCCTACATCTCCCATTCGACATGTGGGGAATTGAGCTCCTGGGCGTGGATAACCCAGCATATATGAAATATCAGCATCGCTTTGCATGGTGTACTCGAGTACACCATCCTTTTAAAGATAACGTGTGAATGAGGCGTCTGTGATAACCTTTGGCTgaacaatactactactacaaatatttatataccacttttcaacaaaagttctcaaagcagtttacatagagaaataaaaataaagatgctccctatccccaaaagggctcataatctaaaattaTAGacacaccagcagccactggagggatgctgtgctcgggttggatagggccagttgctctctctctgctcaataaagaaaatcaacaATATACATTGATAATGGTGACATGCAATGTAGTTAGAAAACATCACGAGTAATAGTAGCACAGGTCTAAGGATGTTATGGCTGTGTGGTATAAGTTTTAGAGCCTTACAAAGGAATGTTCTCCATTGCGTCTCTTGGATGTGTGTTGTGAGGAAAGAGGTTGCTCTTTTGTTTATCATCATTTCTCTTTTTTCTCTGCGGGACAGGCCTTGGAGTGATTAGCTTAGAGCGTGCATACCCACTCACCCTGGGTTCCAACATCGGAACGACCACTACTGCTATTCTAGCTGCCCTGGCCAGTCCAGGAGACAAGTTGGCTAGTGCTTTCCAGGTGAGTAGATGCCATCTTCCTACTCTGCAGAACTTGGGTTAACATCATGCAGCTGTGCACTCTCCAAGTCTTCCAGATCTAAATATATACTTTTTGTTAatatcaccacacacacacagtttggcaCAACTGCATTTCTCTTGGAAGGCCCAGGCTAGTATAATGAGGACCACAAGTCAGAGTGGAGGCCATTAAGAAAAACCAAGGGAAAGGAGGAACCATGTTCTTTTCCATGCCTTACACCCTTCAACATGACATGCCACCAGCatcatctgagagtgttgcctctCAGATGAGATGACTGCTGTCTttatggtttccctccccagattgCCCTCTGCCATTTCTTCTTCAACATCTCTGGAATCTTGCTGTGGTATCCACTGCCTTGCACCCGCCTGCCCATCCACATGGCCAGAGCGCTTGGTGAGCGTACAGCCAAATACCGCTGGTTTGCAGTTGTCTACCTGATCATCTGCTTCCTGTTATTGCCCTCTTTGGTTTTCGGACTCTCCATGGCAGGTTGGCGGGTCCTAGTGGGCGTGGGAGCCCCTTGTCTGAGCCTTCTGGCCTGTGTGATCTTGGTTAACATAATGCAGGTACGCAGCCCCAGCCGATTGCCCAAATGGCTTCAGAACTGGAACTTCCTACCCCACTGGCTGCACTCCCTGAAACCCATGGATGGGCTCATCACCAGAGCTACGCTGTGCTGCACTGATCACTACTCAGGCAGCCCAGATGGACACAGCGAAACATCTCCTCAGATTAAAgccagagcaggcctgcacaatccTGCACTCACCCTCAGAGAGGAATTGTCTCTACCACCAAGACCCTCACCCTGGCTAAGTTCCAAGCAAGTGCAGAGCACTACCCGTCTGTAGCCTGGAGCACAGCTCTCTGTTGCCTGCAAATGGTGCTTCCTCAGCAGAAAAGCAATGATAGACTCAACCTCTGGATCAAGATCGTGCCACCGCCGCTGTGCAGGGGGTGCATGTTGACTATGAGTGTTTGTGACTGCAGATATGGCTACCACTGTATTTCTGCTATGTGCATCTGTTGTGGGTGCAGCTGCCGTTGCGCATGACTTTATCTGGGATGTCCGTATGCCTATGACAATGCATGCGACTGTAAATCTTTGTGTGCAGTGTGCTTCAGTGAATGTGTATGAAACTGACCTTCAGCCTCAACAACTCTATTTGCACCTTTCAGCATGAAGGATGTGTATGCCTTGCACTGGATATCCTGTTCTGAACTGTCTTTGAAATCTGAATAATACCTGAACTCCATATTTTCTGCATAATGGCAGCAGGAAAGAGAATCCTGTGGTGGTACTGGTGCTTGCCCTAAgcatgaacttttttttttttttggcaggatGCAAAATTCTTTTGCAATATTAAGCATAATGAAGTAGTGGTGCTTGGAGAGCATTCTCCACTTTCCTGTCTTGACAGGGATCAATGTTATTGTGTTAGTAGCCTCTTACCTACCTCTTCACTCTTAGACTGAACGTTCTTGGGGGGCAAGTCATGTCACAGTACCTGGCACAATATTCCTTTGTCTACAACTGAGGCTCCTAGATACTGCTGCCATAATATTTAATGAAAATAAATGTAGAATTACTATGTAATATCTTGTTATCTTTACATCCATGGTTCCTTTATTTCTAGAAAATAATTCTAGACTGTTTTCAAGGTGGGCTATTAAGGATGTGATCTGGCAAGTTGTTTGTAGGtgtttgtttcccacagtgaaaCAATTGACTCAAAAGCTGAGGGTTGCTTTATACCGCAAATGCAGAATTCACAAGTCTGATATGAATGCAGACCCAGGGAGGAAAATTCAACTAGCTGGAAAGTCCCTGCGATGTTTTACCTTTTATCAAACACTTCAAGTTACATTATTCATGTAACATATTAAGTAGCTGCCATTTGCTGCAATATTGGTAGCACTGAGATGGTGCAAAATCTCTGTACATGTGTAAATGTGGGAAAATGCATATATTTTGTTATGTGACTCCTCTGCTCAAACTATAAACCAGTTTTCGTTCAAATGAAAATCCAGATTGTGACGAATGTGATGTTTATCATTAACAAAATGTAGGACAGCATTCTCTTTGTCACTATACCCCATCTCAGCCAAAGTACAGCTGAGGGTTAGAATGCGTATCAAGAACTATCTGTAGTCAGTATTAGCTAATTAAAACACtgtcctttaaaaagaaacaatttCCTTTGTattttgggaacataggaagtccTGTATGAAAGGACTTAATCCTATTAATCACAATGTGAATGCTTGAGAAAATATATTTTGGGGGAAGAATCTGATGTGTtatctctgctctgctgcaggcaGACTCTGCTGCAGGCAGACTCTGAATTGTCATTTAACAGCAACACCGAATTATTATTTTGTAAATTGAGCTGTGAAGTCCATGTCATTTTATACACTTAAAGCAATATTAGAAATGCTTATTAATTGCTTTATAAAATGTTTCCAATAATTCTGTACCctacaaaataaatattttcactGAAGACAGAACGGGTTTTGAGGTTTTGTATCCTACCTGCACAATGCTGTGTTTCTATTTTCTATTTCAATTTTGGCAGTATTAGTATAGATTTTCAATGTCCGCTCTTGACAATACATTAAACTTATACATATTTTATGTTAAATACATTTGCAATCTGTTTACAGTGTATCCACAtagagatctgtatgtgcattcatatgctatgttcaacacacatacagtagtacacttcctatctgtaccctgcatttgaaggggcttGTATGCAGGtttacttttgaaatgaacacattaTAGTAGTGCAATAGCATCAGTGTAGTTAAGATGCAGAGTGTTTTCAATGTTAcatcattataagccctgaacattctattgcatataaaatcaaaaccatttgtccaatctccCTGGCCACCAGCACACGTTAATTAGGAGACGCCTCCCCTGCAAATGCGGTGAAGATCCATTGGAAAATGGCTTAGacagagcagtttaaagtttttctcttctGAACAGGGTTGGTGACATTTTTTCAGACATGAgtaaaatgtaaagcagcttaagtCTCAACTGAAACCGAAGGTTTCTGGATTACTGAATTATTATAAAGGGCAGGTTGAGAAGCTGTTCACCAAGCACCTGCATGCGCAATTTATAGCAACCATTCTATATTAACATTTGTAGTGCTGATTAGTGATGCAAAGGCAGGAGATCCCACAGAATTATTCATATTCTGCATAAATATTGATTTCCCCAGGACAGCTCCACAAGCAATTTATAATACCATATTTGGTGCAAGATTTGGATGCTGTATTGAAATGCACAAGACTACAAACAAGCAGTGATGAAAACACAAGATACCAAACAGCTGTATCATCTATTGTCTCACTCTCTTGTGGGAATCAGTTGAGTGCACTTTACAAAACTGATTCTTTTTCATGCACATACTGCATATGTCCTATTCTGGACTGCTGTAATCTGGATTATGGATATAAGCTATTTGTCTTGTTTCAGGTGTGAAAGATCCTGTCTCAGTACAAAATGAGGAGTCCTTCTGGCTCTAGGTTATCATATCATAAACATGGATCTCCTTGTTTACAGCATTGCACCCAATTTCAAAATCCTAATCTATTTTAACTGGTGGTCATGTAATTTTAATGGATTTTAGTCATTATAATGAAACTTCCCTCACACACATAGTTCCAATGTGAAAACACAGGTCTAAATGGCAATGGAATTTCCCCAGGATCTCAAATGGCTGCTACAGTCAAAACAAATTTGATATCCAAATAGCGTACTAACTGAGTGTTAGACTTTGGCCAGAAAGATGCAGGTTAAATGCTTGCTCAGCCATTACGTTGACTAATTGGTCAGTCATTATTCCACACAGCTTAACCTCCAAAGGGTTGTTGAGGCAATAAATTGGATAGTTCCCATGTACACAGGGGCCAGCCCGTCCACTTGGCAGTCCTAGGCAGTCGCTGGGGGCATCACAGCACCCTGGGCAGAAGTCAAGGGGGCAGGGCCCACCTCCTAGCTGGCTTGCTttgctttccctctccctcaACATGCTCtgtcccactccccacccctccctgctgccttgctCTATTCTGTTACTGCTGCGGCtgctcaggcaggagcctccttcctggtttctcaagttccCAGACCCCAAACAGGAAGTAAGCGGTGTGCGTGACAGTTGGCTTGGCTGTGGTCAGGCCTAGTTGGTTGCGGTGGAAGCTCTTGGCAGCACAGTTGAAAGCTGACATACAGGGAGACAGAAAGTTTGGTTGGTTCTGAAGTTTGCAGggcctgcactgctgaggggagggaggtggtggcaacaacagagaaagggCTAGTGTTGGGCAGGCTCTGTGCCCCACAATTCTTTTTCCTGTCCTGCTGTGTCTCCAAACCACTGCGGGCTCTTCATTTGGTGGTCCTCTGCACAGTCTGATCATTCGATCTGGTAGGGCTCCACACTTCTCAGCAGTGGGGGTGGTGAGCCATACTTTGTttagggcaccaaaaacccttgGGACAGCCCTACATGTAcaacaccactctgagctcttgGAAGAAGAATTAGATACAAATGTGATGAAAATATGATTGTCACATGCTGTGATTGAAGCTGAGGCCTTGGACTCCACAaaacatggacttccaaaaagctgttgataaagttccccagaccccaccaaaggctcttgagtaaacttagcagtcatggaataaggggacaggttcatgtgtagatcggtaactggttgaaggacagaaaacacagagtaggaataaatggacagttttcacaatggaagtaagtaggaagttgggtctcccagggattggtactgggaccagtgctctttaacttgttcataaatgatctagaagctggggtgaccagtgaagtggccaaattttcagatgacactaaactatttagggtagtgaaatccacaacaaattgtgaggaactccaaaaagatctctccaaactgggggagtgggcaacaaaatggcaaatgcagttcaatgtaagtaagtgtaaagtgatgcacattggagcaaaaaacaccaacttcacatacacactgacgggatctgagctgttggtgactgaccaggagagagatcttgggatcgtggtggacagctcattgaaagtttcaTTTCAGTCTGCAgtactgtgaaaaaggctaattccatgctagaaatcattaggaaggggactggaaataaaaatgctaatattataatgcccttatacaaatctatgacgtggccacatctggagtaa
Above is a window of Hemicordylus capensis ecotype Gifberg chromosome 2, rHemCap1.1.pri, whole genome shotgun sequence DNA encoding:
- the SLC34A1 gene encoding sodium-dependent phosphate transport protein 2A isoform X1 is translated as MMLPYGRESPVQCRRPAGGGKALRAPPYTFLPSPQALQRIPDPRSYLFPPTVSTVSHPDYDYLRSGSPGRWAENMEKYELDSHSSKPWQNPHSGLDEMQKPALGRYARTKSILTSFLKVPLMFGFLYLFVCSLDVLSSAFQLAGGKVAGDIFKDNTILSNPVAGLVVGILVTVLVQSSSTSTSIIVSMVSSGLLEVGSAIPIIMGSNIGTSVTNTIVALMQAGDRNEFERAFAGATIHDCFNWLSVLVLLPLEVASGYLHHITKIAVATLSFRSGQDAPELLKVITEPFTGLIIQLDRSVITGIATGDESLHNKSLIRVWCEALAPQIPSTGTRGRLLNCSSLAPCSLESAGNHSSAMQQKCNHLFVDSSLPDLAVGLMLLAGSLIVLCTCLIMLVKLLNSVLKGQVARAIQKVINTDLPSPFGWATGYFAMVVGAGMTFVVQSSSVFTSAITPLIGLGVISLERAYPLTLGSNIGTTTTAILAALASPGDKLASAFQIALCHFFFNISGILLWYPLPCTRLPIHMARALGERTAKYRWFAVVYLIICFLLLPSLVFGLSMAGWRVLVGVGAPCLSLLACVILVNIMQVRSPSRLPKWLQNWNFLPHWLHSLKPMDGLITRATLCCTDHYSGSPDGHSETSPQIKARAGLHNPALTLREELSLPPRPSPWLSSKQVQSTTRL
- the SLC34A1 gene encoding sodium-dependent phosphate transport protein 2A isoform X5, translating into MFGFLYLFVCSLDVLSSAFQLAGGKVAGDIFKDNTILSNPVAGLVVGILVTVLVQSSSTSTSIIVSMVSSGLLEVGSAIPIIMGSNIGTSVTNTIVALMQAGDRNEFERAFAGATIHDCFNWLSVLVLLPLEVASGYLHHITKIAVATLSFRSGQDAPELLKVITEPFTGLIIQLDRSVITGIATGDESLHNKSLIRVWCEALAPQIPSTGTRGRLLNCSSLAPCSLESAGNHSSAMQQKCNHLFVDSSLPDLAVGLMLLAGSLIVLCTCLIMLVKLLNSVLKGQVARAIQKVINTDLPSPFGWATGYFAMVVGAGMTFVVQSSSVFTSAITPLIGLGVISLERAYPLTLGSNIGTTTTAILAALASPGDKLASAFQIALCHFFFNISGILLWYPLPCTRLPIHMARALGERTAKYRWFAVVYLIICFLLLPSLVFGLSMAGWRVLVGVGAPCLSLLACVILVNIMQVRSPSRLPKWLQNWNFLPHWLHSLKPMDGLITRATLCCTDHYSGSPDGHSETSPQIKARAGLHNPALTLREELSLPPRPSPWLSSKQVQSTTRL
- the SLC34A1 gene encoding sodium-dependent phosphate transport protein 2A isoform X6; amino-acid sequence: MQGWEGRKKAAKDGALGVRCLPDSHTVSVASCRGHSQRTQETILALLSLVLEVGSAIPIIMGSNIGTSVTNTIVALMQAGDRNEFERAFAGATIHDCFNWLSVLVLLPLEVASGYLHHITKIAVATLSFRSGQDAPELLKVITEPFTGLIIQLDRSVITGIATGDESLHNKSLIRVWCEALAPQIPSTGTRGRLLNCSSLAPCSLESAGNHSSAMQQKCNHLFVDSSLPDLAVGLMLLAGSLIVLCTCLIMLVKLLNSVLKGQVARAIQKVINTDLPSPFGWATGYFAMVVGAGMTFVVQSSSVFTSAITPLIGLGVISLERAYPLTLGSNIGTTTTAILAALASPGDKLASAFQIALCHFFFNISGILLWYPLPCTRLPIHMARALGERTAKYRWFAVVYLIICFLLLPSLVFGLSMAGWRVLVGVGAPCLSLLACVILVNIMQVRSPSRLPKWLQNWNFLPHWLHSLKPMDGLITRATLCCTDHYSGSPDGHSETSPQIKARAGLHNPALTLREELSLPPRPSPWLSSKQVQSTTRL
- the SLC34A1 gene encoding sodium-dependent phosphate transport protein 2A isoform X2, with amino-acid sequence MMLPYGRESPVQCRRPAGGGKALRAPPYTFLPSPQVSTVSHPDYDYLRSGSPGRWAENMEKYELDSHSSKPWQNPHSGLDEMQKPALGRYARTKSILTSFLKVPLMFGFLYLFVCSLDVLSSAFQLAGGKVAGDIFKDNTILSNPVAGLVVGILVTVLVQSSSTSTSIIVSMVSSGLLEVGSAIPIIMGSNIGTSVTNTIVALMQAGDRNEFERAFAGATIHDCFNWLSVLVLLPLEVASGYLHHITKIAVATLSFRSGQDAPELLKVITEPFTGLIIQLDRSVITGIATGDESLHNKSLIRVWCEALAPQIPSTGTRGRLLNCSSLAPCSLESAGNHSSAMQQKCNHLFVDSSLPDLAVGLMLLAGSLIVLCTCLIMLVKLLNSVLKGQVARAIQKVINTDLPSPFGWATGYFAMVVGAGMTFVVQSSSVFTSAITPLIGLGVISLERAYPLTLGSNIGTTTTAILAALASPGDKLASAFQIALCHFFFNISGILLWYPLPCTRLPIHMARALGERTAKYRWFAVVYLIICFLLLPSLVFGLSMAGWRVLVGVGAPCLSLLACVILVNIMQVRSPSRLPKWLQNWNFLPHWLHSLKPMDGLITRATLCCTDHYSGSPDGHSETSPQIKARAGLHNPALTLREELSLPPRPSPWLSSKQVQSTTRL
- the SLC34A1 gene encoding sodium-dependent phosphate transport protein 2A isoform X4, encoding MVPLPFLPSFLLLKALGRYARTKSILTSFLKVPLMFGFLYLFVCSLDVLSSAFQLAGGKVAGDIFKDNTILSNPVAGLVVGILVTVLVQSSSTSTSIIVSMVSSGLLEVGSAIPIIMGSNIGTSVTNTIVALMQAGDRNEFERAFAGATIHDCFNWLSVLVLLPLEVASGYLHHITKIAVATLSFRSGQDAPELLKVITEPFTGLIIQLDRSVITGIATGDESLHNKSLIRVWCEALAPQIPSTGTRGRLLNCSSLAPCSLESAGNHSSAMQQKCNHLFVDSSLPDLAVGLMLLAGSLIVLCTCLIMLVKLLNSVLKGQVARAIQKVINTDLPSPFGWATGYFAMVVGAGMTFVVQSSSVFTSAITPLIGLGVISLERAYPLTLGSNIGTTTTAILAALASPGDKLASAFQIALCHFFFNISGILLWYPLPCTRLPIHMARALGERTAKYRWFAVVYLIICFLLLPSLVFGLSMAGWRVLVGVGAPCLSLLACVILVNIMQVRSPSRLPKWLQNWNFLPHWLHSLKPMDGLITRATLCCTDHYSGSPDGHSETSPQIKARAGLHNPALTLREELSLPPRPSPWLSSKQVQSTTRL